A stretch of Aedes aegypti strain LVP_AGWG chromosome 2, AaegL5.0 Primary Assembly, whole genome shotgun sequence DNA encodes these proteins:
- the LOC110675177 gene encoding uncharacterized protein LOC110675177: protein MPLTRNARNKPAAGSAGVAANLNASCDASAGIEEDNIRTEDAISMPSGTTEQDGETPSRKTAVGEINAPQLSGTIPKPPRKSPSPGVSEMINKLNTANLNVDHIQLRRSKRHYHCSLCDERDNSRMVQCDSCDSWYHFTCAKVTETVAEVDWSCPFCGVSNRTNTLHLGVVPSSNQGNDNRHPMVQQQQQDSKGQAQPGPVDDIASVRSVSTRSKASSNRSRTRRAMELQLLKLEEDRALQQRYLDRKFAILQAYDSDGEEDEVGSIVDKVSQVEDWIQRTDNIGKTVPGLTFRETTGQPPNKDISSSK from the exons ATGCCGCTAACAAGGAATGCACGTAACAAACCAGCTGCCGGTAGCGCTGGTGTAGCCGCCAATCTGAATGCTTCCTGTGATGCTTCCGCTGGTATTGAAGAGGACAATATTCGTACAGAAGATGCAATCTCCATGCCCTCTGGTACAACGGAACAGGACGGCGAGACACCCAGCCGTAAAACCGCTGTTGGAGAGATTAACGCCCCCCAGTTGAGTGGAACAATTCCGAAACCACCTAGAAAGTCCCCAAGTCCAGGTGTCTCAGAAATGATAAACAAATTAAACACTGCGAATCTGAACGTCGACCACATTCAGCTACGTCGGTCAAAACGGCATTATCACTGTTCGCTTTGTGACGAACGGGACAACAGTAGAATGGTCCAGTGTGATTCATGCGATAGCTGGTACCATTTCACATGCGCAAAGGTGACTGAAACGGTAGCGGAAGTGGATTGGAGTTGTCCGTTTTGTGGAGTTAGTAACCGCACCAACACTCTTCATCTAGGAGTCGTTCCGTCCTCGAATCAAGGAAACGATAATCGGCATCCAATGgttcagcagcagcaacaagaTTCAAAAGGTCAAGCACAGCCTGGTCCTGTCGATGACATTGCATCAGTGAGATCAGTAAGCACTCGTTCCAAAGCATCGTCCAACAGAAGCCGGACGAGAAGAGCGATGGAGCTGCAGCTACTCAAGCTAGAAGAAGACAGGGCTTTGCAGCAACGATATTTAGATCGTAAATTTGCCATATTACAAGCGTATGACAGTGACGGAGAGGAAGATGAGGTTGGATCAATCGTCGACAAAGTTTCACAAGTGGAGGACTGGATTCAGCGCACCGATAACATTGGTAAAACCGTGCCTGGTTTAACATTCAGAGAGACCACTGGACAGCCGCCGA ACAAAGACATATCCAGCTCCAAATAA